The following are from one region of the Dermacentor albipictus isolate Rhodes 1998 colony chromosome 5, USDA_Dalb.pri_finalv2, whole genome shotgun sequence genome:
- the LOC135899168 gene encoding P2X purinoceptor 7-like, giving the protein MDPDNDTLARDAGLNFSDLSTDERDLLLRARAAGVVAYYDGALDTGSPERESIEGSSDATSGEEDGMDMPSRLSSTDWCECGHCQVLANFLEHECLCCREMGAPVSLAQPQGCITEHPDFNVLCLNVAVLRVAYLELRSWGHTMEDEMHKRYRYTAYRQFVRWLWGRLRKGERFVLPSCAVAKIRVTFPTETPTGFKYPES; this is encoded by the exons atggaccctgacaacgacacattggctcgcgatgctgggctcaacttcagcgatttgagcactgacgagcgcgacctgctgctgagggctcgcgctgccggcgtcgttgcgtactacgacggcgccctcgacaccggctctccggagcgggaaagcatcGAGGGGAGCAGCGATGCGACCTCGGGCGAAGAAGACGGTATGGACATGCCGTCGCGACTTTCAAGCACAGACTG GTGCGAATGTGGGCACTGCCAGGTGCTCGCGAACTTCCTCGAGCACGAGTGTCTGTGCTGTCGCGAGATGGGTGCACCCGTAAGTCTCGCCCAACCGCAGGGTTGCATCACGGAACATCCAGACTTTAATGTTCTGTGTTTGAACGTTGCCGTGCTCCGTGTGGCCTACCTGGAACTTCGTTCATGGGGGCACACCATGGAAGATGAAATGCACAA aagGTACCGGTACACAGCGTACAGGCAATTTGTGCGCTGGCTGTGGGGGCGGCTTCGAAAAGGCGAACGTTTTGTGTTGCCATCGTGTGCTGTCGCGAAAATTCGGGTGACGTTTCCCACAGAAACGCCCACAGGATTCAAGTACCCAGAGTCTTAG